A portion of the Halalkalicoccus tibetensis genome contains these proteins:
- a CDS encoding NAD(P)-dependent alcohol dehydrogenase — MQAARLHEYTEEMDEGLTIEEVDRPEATRSDHVVVEVEGAGWCQTDNHIIEGMWTDYVDQELPMTLGHENAGEVVEIGEEVSTVEVGDKVLCHPHVTCGQCRACRLGEDMHCENAVFPGLNVDGGFADYLLTSERATIRLDDVDPVEIAPHADAGITAYHAARKAVPHLYPGSYTVVIGIGGLGHIGLQAIDAMSATTTIAVDLKDEALSLADRLGADHTINSGDEDVAEAIEAITDGAGAEQVLDFVGADGTTALAPDIVAPGGEHHVIGYGGHIHEPSQALVNGEFSFVGNIVGKYTELQELVALVEGGEMHLETAQYGLDEINEVAEALEHGEIEGRAVIVP; from the coding sequence ATGCAAGCGGCGCGACTCCACGAGTACACCGAGGAGATGGACGAGGGTCTCACGATCGAGGAGGTCGACCGGCCCGAGGCGACCCGGTCGGACCACGTCGTCGTCGAGGTCGAGGGGGCGGGCTGGTGCCAGACGGACAACCACATCATCGAGGGGATGTGGACCGACTACGTCGACCAGGAGCTTCCGATGACGCTGGGCCACGAGAACGCCGGGGAAGTGGTAGAGATCGGCGAGGAGGTTTCAACCGTGGAGGTCGGCGACAAGGTGCTCTGTCATCCCCACGTGACCTGCGGGCAGTGCCGGGCCTGCCGCCTCGGCGAGGACATGCACTGCGAGAACGCGGTCTTCCCGGGGCTGAACGTCGACGGCGGGTTCGCGGACTACCTGCTGACCTCCGAGCGCGCGACCATCAGGCTGGACGACGTCGACCCCGTCGAGATCGCGCCCCACGCCGACGCCGGCATCACGGCGTACCACGCCGCACGCAAGGCCGTCCCGCACCTCTACCCGGGTAGCTACACGGTCGTCATCGGGATCGGCGGCCTGGGCCACATCGGGCTGCAGGCGATCGACGCGATGAGCGCGACGACCACGATCGCCGTCGACCTCAAGGACGAGGCGCTCTCGCTGGCCGACCGGCTCGGGGCGGACCACACGATCAACTCCGGCGACGAGGACGTCGCGGAGGCGATCGAGGCGATCACCGACGGCGCGGGCGCGGAGCAGGTGCTCGACTTCGTCGGCGCCGATGGGACGACGGCGCTCGCCCCGGATATCGTCGCGCCCGGCGGCGAGCACCACGTCATCGGCTACGGGGGACACATCCACGAACCCTCCCAGGCGCTGGTCAACGGGGAGTTCTCCTTCGTCGGGAACATCGTCGGGAAGTACACCGAGCTCCAGGAGCTCGTCGCGCTGGTCGAGGGCGGAGAGATGCACTTGGAGACCGCCCAGTACGGCCTCGACGAGATCAACGAGGTCGCCGAGGCGCTCGAACACGGCGAGATCGAGGGCCGGGCCGTCATCGTTCCATAG
- a CDS encoding PQQ-dependent sugar dehydrogenase: protein MNQRARHTTNRRRFLRTAVAVGTLSVAGCVDSSDDEPSSGGSDDDGDDREETTEFDVETVAEGFANPWAIELLPEGGMLVTEREGRLSVVDPESGSVESIEGGPDVYAAGQGGLLDAVLHPDYPDEPWVYLSYSDDNDAGESTTRLGRGRLEPEEGLLDEFEQLHVAEPFVDSDGHYGSRMVVENDALYMTVGDRQSGEFGPDHVSQDTTNELGTTLRLALDGSVPEDNPFIGEGGFVETIYSYGHRNAQGMTVRPETGDIWQSEHGEEDGDEINVIEAGGNYGWPVATYGCAYGTDDPVGEDPDEREDTIAPVYHWECGSGGFPPAGMTFYDGEAFPDWEGDLFVGNLAGEYLGRFSVDGREVEELDPLLADEGWRVRDVAVAPGTGHLYVAVDGGDAPIVRLQPA from the coding sequence GTGAACCAGCGCGCCCGACACACGACGAACCGGCGCCGATTCCTTCGTACTGCCGTCGCGGTCGGAACGCTCTCGGTCGCGGGCTGTGTCGACTCCTCGGACGACGAACCGAGTTCCGGAGGCAGTGACGACGATGGCGACGACAGAGAGGAAACCACCGAATTCGACGTCGAAACCGTCGCCGAAGGGTTCGCGAACCCGTGGGCCATCGAGCTCCTCCCCGAGGGGGGGATGCTCGTCACCGAGCGCGAGGGCAGGCTGTCGGTCGTCGATCCCGAGTCGGGTTCCGTCGAGTCGATCGAGGGAGGTCCCGACGTCTATGCCGCCGGCCAGGGTGGCCTGCTCGACGCCGTGCTTCACCCCGACTACCCCGACGAGCCGTGGGTTTACCTGAGCTACTCCGACGACAACGACGCCGGCGAATCGACGACCCGTCTCGGCCGGGGTCGCCTAGAGCCCGAGGAGGGTCTGTTGGACGAGTTCGAGCAGCTCCACGTCGCCGAGCCGTTCGTCGATTCGGACGGCCACTACGGCTCGCGGATGGTCGTCGAAAACGACGCGCTCTACATGACCGTCGGGGACCGCCAGTCGGGGGAGTTCGGCCCCGACCACGTCTCACAGGACACGACGAACGAACTCGGAACCACGCTCAGATTGGCGCTCGACGGGTCGGTTCCCGAGGACAACCCCTTTATCGGGGAAGGGGGGTTCGTCGAGACGATCTACAGCTACGGGCACCGGAACGCACAGGGGATGACGGTCCGTCCCGAGACGGGCGATATCTGGCAGTCGGAACACGGCGAGGAGGACGGCGACGAGATCAACGTGATCGAGGCGGGCGGCAACTACGGCTGGCCGGTCGCGACCTACGGCTGTGCGTACGGCACGGACGACCCCGTGGGAGAGGACCCCGACGAGCGCGAAGACACCATTGCGCCCGTTTATCACTGGGAGTGCGGTTCGGGTGGGTTTCCGCCCGCCGGCATGACCTTCTATGACGGCGAGGCGTTCCCCGACTGGGAGGGGGATCTGTTCGTCGGGAACCTCGCGGGCGAGTATCTCGGGCGGTTTTCGGTCGACGGTCGGGAGGTCGAGGAACTCGATCCCCTGTTGGCTGACGAGGGCTGGCGAGTCCGTGACGTGGCGGTCGCACCCGGGACGGGCCACCTTTACGTGGCCGTCGACGGCGGGGACGCCCCGATCGTTCGCCTGCAACCCGCCTGA
- a CDS encoding M20 family metallo-hydrolase produces MNVDQNRLREDIERTAEFGRIESEEGRGRTVPAASEANGRAREYLVERLEDAGLEVRVDAVGNVVGRWTPESADPDAKPVAAGSHLDSVPAGGIFDGPLGTYGALEAVRTMREAGAEPDRPIAVVCFTEEEGGRFGSGMLGSSVAAGERSVEEALALEDDDGVSLERALEEIGFRGEGRVNAAGWDAWLELHIEQSERLETVGVPVGIVTDITGITHCDVTVRGEANHAGATPMRDRTDALAAASEFVLDVERAAKEVVVGKSETAVGTVGSHSVEPNATNVVPGRVECGVDVRDVEYGSMNEIVSRARSSLARLEAERGVETELTREFDVEPVSMAGRCRDAARGAAEAAGITTMAMHSGAAHDTMQVARVTDAGLLFAPSRDGYSHTPKEWTDWEDCATATQVLAGGMARLAGTTFSDTTR; encoded by the coding sequence ATGAACGTCGATCAGAACCGGCTTCGCGAGGACATCGAACGAACCGCCGAGTTCGGGCGGATCGAGAGCGAGGAGGGACGGGGGCGGACGGTGCCCGCGGCGAGCGAGGCCAACGGGCGGGCCCGTGAGTACCTCGTCGAACGCTTAGAGGACGCCGGCCTCGAGGTCCGGGTCGACGCCGTCGGCAACGTCGTCGGCCGGTGGACGCCCGAAAGCGCCGACCCCGACGCGAAGCCCGTCGCGGCGGGCAGCCACCTCGACTCGGTGCCCGCGGGCGGGATCTTCGACGGTCCCTTAGGTACCTACGGCGCCCTCGAGGCCGTCCGCACGATGCGGGAAGCCGGCGCCGAGCCCGATCGCCCGATCGCCGTCGTCTGTTTCACCGAGGAGGAGGGCGGCCGGTTCGGCTCGGGGATGCTCGGCTCGTCGGTCGCCGCCGGGGAGCGAAGCGTCGAGGAGGCGCTCGCGCTGGAGGACGACGACGGGGTGAGCCTCGAAAGGGCTCTGGAGGAGATCGGCTTTCGCGGCGAGGGCCGGGTCAACGCCGCGGGCTGGGACGCGTGGCTCGAGCTACATATCGAGCAGAGCGAGCGGCTGGAGACCGTCGGCGTCCCCGTCGGGATCGTCACCGACATCACCGGGATCACACACTGTGACGTGACCGTCCGGGGCGAGGCGAACCACGCCGGGGCCACTCCCATGCGGGATCGGACCGACGCGCTGGCGGCCGCAAGCGAGTTCGTCCTCGACGTCGAGCGCGCGGCAAAGGAGGTCGTCGTGGGGAAAAGCGAGACGGCCGTGGGGACCGTCGGCAGCCACTCGGTCGAGCCGAACGCGACCAACGTCGTCCCCGGTCGTGTGGAATGCGGGGTCGACGTCCGTGACGTCGAGTACGGTTCGATGAACGAGATCGTCTCGCGGGCACGATCCAGCCTCGCGCGCCTCGAGGCCGAGCGGGGCGTCGAGACCGAGCTGACGAGGGAGTTCGACGTCGAGCCCGTCTCGATGGCCGGGCGCTGTCGGGACGCGGCCCGCGGGGCCGCGGAGGCCGCGGGGATCACGACGATGGCGATGCACTCGGGAGCGGCCCACGACACGATGCAGGTCGCGCGCGTCACCGACGCCGGCTTGCTCTTCGCGCCCTCGCGGGACGGCTACTCGCATACGCCCAAGGAGTGGACCGATTGGGAGGACTGTGCGACCGCGACGCAGGTGCTCGCGGGCGGGATGGCGCGGCTCGCGGGGACGACGTTTTCGGATACGACTCGCTAA
- a CDS encoding O-methyltransferase, translated as MAHLADDVLRFVRAAGPQPDDVLEEMDEYAEANGFPHVGPAVGGFLRLTARLAGAESVFEFGSGYGYSAYWFADALPENGEIVLTEVDEDELEMAREHLSRGGYDDLASYELGDALDTIERYDGPFDAVLIDHQKHRYPEALEAVRDKLAPGAVVIADNTMSAGSAVVFEDLLAHFEGQSVEMNEGTRGVADYLDTVRADPAFETMVLPLGEGIAVSRFEG; from the coding sequence ATGGCACACCTCGCAGACGACGTGCTCCGGTTCGTTCGCGCGGCCGGCCCACAGCCCGACGACGTGCTGGAGGAGATGGACGAGTACGCGGAGGCGAACGGCTTCCCCCACGTCGGCCCGGCGGTCGGCGGCTTTCTCCGTCTGACCGCCCGCCTCGCTGGCGCTGAGTCGGTCTTCGAGTTCGGCTCGGGCTACGGCTACTCGGCGTACTGGTTCGCCGACGCGCTGCCCGAGAACGGCGAGATCGTTCTGACCGAGGTCGACGAGGACGAACTGGAGATGGCCCGCGAGCACCTTTCCCGGGGCGGCTACGACGACCTGGCGAGCTACGAACTGGGCGACGCCCTCGACACGATAGAGCGCTACGACGGCCCGTTCGACGCGGTGCTGATCGACCACCAGAAACACCGGTACCCCGAGGCCCTCGAGGCGGTTCGGGACAAGCTGGCCCCCGGCGCGGTCGTGATCGCCGACAACACGATGAGCGCCGGGAGCGCGGTGGTCTTCGAGGACCTGCTGGCCCACTTCGAGGGCCAGTCGGTGGAGATGAACGAGGGGACCCGGGGCGTCGCCGACTACCTCGATACCGTTCGCGCCGACCCGGCCTTCGAGACGATGGTGCTCCCGCTGGGCGAGGGGATCGCGGTCAGCCGGTTCGAGGGGTAA
- a CDS encoding acyl-CoA dehydrogenase has product MELLDEGVVPEHAREVKAEAREFADEHIAPNAEECFREGEYPWEILEAGQDAGLVAQDIGEEYGGSGFDIYQMFAIAEEFYRTDAGIGLTMMLASFGCEIVEKYGSEEQKEEFLRPVAECEQISGLAVSEPQTGSDLAGMTTSAEKDGDEWVLNGEKYWVGNAVEADWLTVYAKTGDGEDRYSNYSMFIVPTDAPGYEAEHIPEKMGMRASKQGHIVFDDCRIPEENLLGSQGGGFYMLAEFFNHGRIVVGGHGLGMAAAAIEETWEFVHDREAFGRTVNDFQAVQHILADMRMEFEAARALNWRAAERVAENDDAGLWAAMAKTKSTEVANFCAERGMQLHGGRSIFTDWRIARVYRDVRIPVIYEGANEIQRNLIYRQS; this is encoded by the coding sequence ATGGAGCTACTTGACGAGGGCGTCGTCCCCGAACACGCCCGCGAGGTCAAAGCCGAAGCCCGCGAGTTCGCCGACGAGCACATCGCCCCCAACGCCGAGGAGTGTTTCAGGGAGGGGGAGTACCCCTGGGAGATCCTCGAGGCCGGCCAGGACGCCGGGCTCGTCGCTCAGGACATCGGCGAGGAGTACGGCGGGAGCGGGTTCGACATCTACCAGATGTTCGCGATCGCCGAGGAGTTCTACCGGACCGATGCGGGGATCGGGCTGACGATGATGCTCGCGAGCTTCGGCTGCGAGATCGTCGAGAAGTACGGCTCTGAGGAGCAGAAGGAGGAGTTCCTCCGGCCGGTCGCCGAGTGCGAGCAGATCTCCGGGCTCGCGGTCTCCGAGCCCCAGACCGGCTCGGACCTGGCGGGCATGACCACCAGCGCCGAGAAGGACGGCGACGAGTGGGTGCTCAACGGCGAGAAGTACTGGGTCGGCAACGCCGTCGAGGCCGACTGGCTCACCGTCTACGCGAAGACGGGCGACGGCGAGGACCGCTACTCGAACTACTCGATGTTCATCGTCCCGACCGACGCGCCGGGCTACGAGGCCGAACACATTCCCGAGAAGATGGGCATGCGCGCCTCGAAACAGGGCCACATCGTCTTCGACGACTGCCGGATCCCCGAGGAGAACCTGCTCGGGAGCCAGGGTGGCGGCTTCTACATGCTCGCGGAGTTCTTCAACCACGGCCGGATCGTCGTCGGCGGCCACGGGCTGGGGATGGCCGCCGCGGCGATCGAGGAGACCTGGGAGTTCGTCCACGACCGGGAGGCGTTCGGCCGCACGGTCAACGACTTCCAGGCGGTCCAGCACATCCTCGCGGACATGCGCATGGAGTTCGAGGCCGCCCGGGCGCTCAACTGGCGGGCCGCGGAGCGGGTCGCCGAGAACGACGACGCCGGCCTCTGGGCGGCGATGGCCAAGACGAAGTCGACCGAGGTGGCGAACTTCTGTGCCGAGCGCGGGATGCAGCTCCACGGCGGCCGGTCGATCTTCACCGACTGGCGGATCGCCCGCGTCTACCGCGACGTGCGCATCCCGGTGATCTACGAGGGCGCAAACGAGATCCAGCGCAACCTCATCTACCGCCAGAGCTAA
- a CDS encoding HalX domain-containing protein produces MKHDEKMTSDADRPVVLVADDEPQLAKLFATWLEREWEVRIAHTGEEALESMDEEVAVVLLDRRMPDISGDEVLAAIREEGYDCRVVMVTAVNPDIDIVEMEFDDYLVKPVGNEEVMGTVERVHARSEYDEDMREYYSLASKRAVLATEKPHESLERNEEFRELERRLTELRESIDGTVADLRTHEEFAAAFRELEDDSD; encoded by the coding sequence ATGAAGCACGACGAGAAGATGACCTCCGACGCCGATCGACCCGTCGTACTCGTCGCCGACGACGAGCCCCAGCTCGCGAAGCTGTTCGCGACGTGGCTCGAACGTGAATGGGAGGTACGGATCGCCCACACCGGCGAGGAGGCGCTCGAATCGATGGACGAGGAGGTCGCGGTCGTGCTGCTCGATCGGCGAATGCCCGACATCTCCGGCGACGAGGTGCTCGCGGCGATCCGAGAGGAGGGCTACGACTGTCGAGTGGTCATGGTCACGGCGGTCAACCCCGATATCGACATCGTCGAGATGGAGTTCGACGACTATCTGGTCAAACCCGTCGGGAACGAGGAGGTCATGGGGACCGTCGAGCGGGTCCACGCCCGGAGCGAGTACGACGAGGACATGCGCGAGTACTACAGCCTCGCCTCGAAGCGTGCGGTCCTCGCGACCGAGAAGCCACACGAATCGCTCGAGCGAAACGAGGAGTTCCGCGAGCTCGAGCGCCGGCTGACCGAGCTCAGGGAGTCGATCGACGGGACGGTCGCGGACCTACGGACCCACGAGGAGTTCGCGGCGGCCTTTCGCGAGCTCGAGGACGACTCGGATTAG
- a CDS encoding MFS transporter, whose product MALDANDRSIAGFTMAGHSLVHWFETSIPIFLVVWLAEFDVSILLLGLVLAPSYGLFGFGALPAGILADKYGTKRLILLCLAGMSLGFLVLALATGIYAVAAGLLVWGLAASVYHPAGLSLISTGVRERGTVFAYHGIAGNVGIALGPFVAATLLIFLQWQLVAALLAIPGFLAVLYGLSADFDPTGAVEGMDAADASDKALSLSDLLGNTRTLFASAFAVVFVIVTFEGLFYRGMLTYLPEILEGLPALEGFAVGPDLEGIEPSRYIYVGFLVVGIVGQYVGGKLTDRMAPTRGLLAIFVVLAALALAFIPVSTMGIAPLLVLCGLLGFFLFAIQPFYQNAVAVHTPADTRGLSYGYTYLGEFGLGSASIAIGGFLLDAFPLATFFAVLAAFALTGALLSAGLIAFLDRFESSRPVEEAGADDD is encoded by the coding sequence ATGGCGCTTGACGCGAACGATCGGTCGATCGCCGGCTTCACGATGGCGGGCCACTCGCTGGTCCACTGGTTCGAGACCTCGATCCCGATCTTCCTGGTGGTGTGGCTCGCGGAGTTCGACGTATCGATTCTCCTGTTGGGGCTCGTCCTCGCGCCCAGCTACGGCCTCTTCGGCTTCGGCGCGCTTCCGGCGGGGATCCTCGCCGACAAGTACGGCACCAAGCGACTGATCCTGCTCTGTCTGGCCGGCATGAGCCTCGGTTTTCTCGTCCTCGCGCTCGCGACGGGCATCTACGCCGTCGCCGCCGGCCTCCTCGTCTGGGGACTCGCCGCGAGCGTCTATCACCCCGCCGGGCTCTCGTTGATCTCGACGGGCGTCCGGGAACGGGGCACCGTCTTCGCCTACCACGGCATCGCGGGCAACGTCGGCATCGCGCTCGGCCCCTTCGTCGCCGCGACCCTGCTGATCTTCCTCCAGTGGCAGCTCGTCGCCGCCCTGCTCGCGATCCCCGGCTTCCTCGCCGTGCTCTACGGCCTCTCGGCCGATTTCGACCCGACCGGCGCGGTCGAGGGGATGGACGCCGCCGACGCGAGCGACAAGGCGCTGTCGCTGTCGGACCTGCTCGGGAACACCCGCACGCTGTTCGCGAGCGCGTTCGCCGTCGTCTTCGTCATCGTCACCTTCGAGGGGCTGTTCTATCGGGGGATGCTCACCTACCTGCCCGAGATCCTCGAGGGGCTGCCCGCCCTCGAGGGCTTCGCCGTCGGCCCCGACCTCGAGGGGATCGAGCCCTCGCGCTACATCTACGTCGGCTTCCTCGTGGTGGGCATCGTCGGCCAGTACGTCGGCGGGAAGCTCACCGACCGGATGGCCCCCACTCGTGGGTTGCTCGCGATCTTCGTCGTCCTCGCGGCGCTGGCGCTCGCGTTCATCCCCGTGAGCACGATGGGCATCGCTCCCCTGCTCGTTCTCTGTGGTCTGCTCGGCTTCTTCCTCTTCGCCATCCAGCCGTTCTATCAGAACGCCGTCGCGGTCCACACGCCCGCCGACACCCGCGGGCTCTCGTATGGCTACACCTACCTCGGTGAGTTCGGCCTCGGCTCCGCGTCGATCGCGATCGGGGGGTTCCTGCTCGACGCCTTCCCGCTCGCGACGTTCTTCGCCGTTCTCGCGGCGTTCGCGCTGACCGGCGCCCTCCTCTCGGCCGGGCTGATCGCCTTCCTCGACCGGTTCGAGTCGTCGCGCCCCGTCGAGGAGGCCGGCGCGGACGACGACTGA
- a CDS encoding tyrosine--tRNA ligase, with product MDTAERKRLVTRHTDEVVTEEELEELLEEPDPSVYIGYAPTGEMHIGHFTTIRKLADFLRADIDVTVLIADLHAHLDDEKSPFDLLEARSVYYRTAIEAMVEAAGADPEAIEFVEGTEFQLEQPYTLELYRLLADTTISRAQRAGSEVVRQSENPKLGGLVYTLMQSLDVAALDADIAYGGIDQRGIYMLAREVLPEHGHEKPLCLFAPLLSGLSGGKMSASEAGSKVNLTDDPDTVAEKIEGAYCPQGEVEDNGVLEYLEHLVFPILAEAGEPFVVERPEEYGGDIVYEEYGDLESEFVSGELHPQDLKIATGEAIAEVIAPIRERFEAEPELLAEAYPESHD from the coding sequence ATGGACACCGCGGAGCGAAAGCGCCTCGTCACCCGCCACACCGACGAGGTCGTTACCGAGGAGGAGCTCGAGGAACTCCTCGAGGAGCCCGACCCGAGCGTCTACATCGGCTACGCACCCACCGGCGAGATGCATATCGGTCACTTCACCACCATCCGAAAGCTCGCCGACTTCCTCAGGGCCGATATCGACGTGACGGTGCTGATCGCCGACCTCCACGCCCACCTCGACGACGAGAAGAGCCCCTTCGACCTGCTCGAGGCGCGTTCCGTCTACTACCGGACCGCGATCGAGGCGATGGTCGAGGCCGCGGGCGCCGACCCCGAGGCCATCGAGTTCGTCGAGGGCACGGAGTTCCAGCTCGAACAGCCCTACACCCTCGAGCTCTATCGCCTGCTCGCCGACACGACGATCAGCCGGGCTCAGCGCGCCGGCAGCGAGGTCGTCCGCCAGTCCGAGAACCCCAAACTGGGTGGCTTGGTCTACACGCTGATGCAGAGCCTCGACGTCGCCGCGCTCGACGCCGACATCGCCTACGGCGGGATCGACCAGCGGGGGATCTACATGCTCGCCCGCGAGGTCCTTCCGGAACACGGCCACGAGAAGCCGCTCTGTCTGTTCGCGCCGCTGCTCTCGGGACTCTCGGGCGGGAAGATGAGCGCGAGCGAGGCCGGCTCGAAGGTCAACCTCACCGACGACCCCGACACCGTAGCGGAGAAGATCGAGGGCGCGTACTGCCCGCAGGGCGAGGTCGAGGACAACGGCGTCCTCGAGTACCTCGAACACCTCGTCTTCCCGATCCTCGCGGAGGCGGGCGAGCCGTTCGTCGTCGAGCGCCCCGAGGAGTACGGCGGCGACATCGTCTACGAGGAGTACGGCGACCTGGAGTCGGAGTTCGTCTCCGGCGAGCTCCACCCCCAGGACCTGAAGATCGCGACCGGCGAAGCGATCGCCGAGGTCATCGCGCCGATCCGCGAACGGTTCGAGGCCGAGCCCGAGCTGCTCGCGGAGGCCTACCCCGAGAGCCACGACTGA
- a CDS encoding DoxX family protein — MASDSLVPEAAAIVLQSTAFDAPLAAELFLIGRVLFGGVLAFNGLNHFLDADGMTQYADSKGVPRPRGAVLFTGGMLLFGGLGTVLGVAPILSVGALATFLLVATPIMHDFWKVPQGQQERELVHFMKNTTLLGATLLLLALGSVAWPYAL; from the coding sequence ATGGCCTCTGACTCCCTGGTGCCGGAAGCTGCTGCGATCGTCCTCCAGAGCACCGCGTTCGACGCCCCGCTTGCCGCCGAACTGTTCCTGATCGGCCGGGTCCTGTTCGGCGGCGTGCTCGCGTTCAACGGGCTGAACCACTTCCTCGACGCCGACGGAATGACCCAGTACGCCGACTCGAAGGGCGTCCCGCGGCCGCGTGGCGCGGTGCTTTTCACCGGCGGCATGCTGCTGTTCGGCGGGCTCGGGACCGTCCTGGGCGTGGCTCCGATCCTTTCGGTGGGCGCGCTCGCGACCTTCCTGCTCGTGGCGACGCCGATCATGCACGACTTCTGGAAGGTTCCCCAAGGACAGCAGGAACGCGAGCTGGTCCACTTCATGAAGAACACGACCCTGCTGGGTGCGACCCTCCTGTTGCTGGCGCTCGGCTCGGTCGCCTGGCCCTACGCGCTGTAG
- a CDS encoding helix-turn-helix domain-containing protein, which produces MSSATDSETGAEREGGEEGPCAVVDSLGQIGSQWRLVVLHDLQGGEKRFNELKRSTDANSRTLSRVLDDLRDLGFVDRRLEEDAPVATYYSLTEKGSSLCPVFDEIECWAEEWL; this is translated from the coding sequence ATGTCATCCGCCACCGATTCCGAGACAGGGGCCGAACGCGAGGGAGGCGAGGAGGGACCCTGTGCGGTCGTCGACTCGCTGGGACAGATCGGCTCGCAGTGGCGACTGGTCGTGCTGCACGACCTACAGGGCGGCGAGAAGCGCTTCAACGAGCTCAAGCGCTCGACGGACGCGAACTCCCGGACGCTCTCGCGGGTGCTCGACGACCTCCGAGATCTGGGATTCGTCGACCGTCGTCTCGAGGAGGATGCCCCGGTCGCGACCTACTACAGCCTCACCGAGAAGGGGAGCTCGCTCTGTCCCGTCTTCGACGAGATCGAGTGCTGGGCCGAGGAGTGGCTATAG
- a CDS encoding VOC family protein yields the protein MADDTTPVTAELPDSPIRLSGTDHITLIGSNEADTVAFYRDLLGMALVLRQPNLDQPEVTHLFFDTGDGRILTFFVSDDRESDPRPQRTGIGAVHHLAFSVEPERFAETKEAFDEADHRYNEFDRGAFHSVYTRDHNGLVLEFATDKFRVPDDRRAEVLATAQRVRMEAGADYVDDEHMEAALEELGIEVDPYDLPDAPTGAGYDR from the coding sequence ATGGCCGACGATACCACACCCGTGACCGCCGAGCTACCCGACAGCCCGATCAGGCTCTCGGGGACCGATCACATCACGCTCATCGGCAGCAACGAGGCCGACACCGTCGCGTTCTACCGCGACCTGCTCGGAATGGCGCTGGTGTTGCGCCAGCCCAACCTCGACCAGCCGGAGGTCACCCATCTCTTCTTCGACACCGGCGACGGACGGATCCTCACCTTCTTCGTGAGCGACGACCGCGAGTCGGACCCCCGCCCCCAACGCACTGGGATCGGGGCGGTTCACCATCTCGCCTTCAGCGTCGAACCCGAGCGCTTCGCCGAGACCAAGGAGGCCTTCGACGAGGCCGACCACCGCTACAACGAGTTCGACCGCGGGGCGTTCCACTCGGTTTACACCCGCGATCACAACGGGCTGGTGCTCGAGTTCGCGACCGACAAGTTCCGCGTTCCCGACGATCGCCGCGCCGAGGTGCTCGCGACCGCCCAGCGCGTCCGGATGGAGGCGGGCGCCGACTACGTCGACGACGAGCACATGGAGGCCGCCCTGGAGGAGCTGGGGATCGAGGTCGACCCCTACGACCTGCCCGACGCCCCGACCGGCGCGGGCTACGACCGATGA
- a CDS encoding flavin reductase family protein, whose product MEIDVDELDSAYRLLAGSVIPRPIAWVSTRGEAGENLAPYSFFNVVSVDPPVVMFAPVGIGEDLKDTPRNVLDSEEFVVNVVTMELAEAMNATSATVEGSEFEHAGLERAEGVRVDVPRVADAKVAFECELHDFVEIGRSTMVLGEVVYAHVAEDATTEDKVDVTKLDAVGRLSGSYYASTRDRFSMERPP is encoded by the coding sequence ATGGAAATAGACGTCGACGAGCTCGACTCGGCCTACCGGCTGCTCGCGGGTTCGGTGATCCCCCGGCCCATCGCCTGGGTGAGCACGCGCGGCGAGGCCGGCGAGAACCTCGCGCCCTACAGCTTCTTCAACGTCGTCTCGGTCGACCCTCCCGTGGTGATGTTCGCGCCCGTCGGGATCGGCGAGGACTTGAAGGATACGCCCAGGAACGTCCTCGACAGCGAGGAGTTCGTCGTCAACGTCGTGACGATGGAGCTGGCGGAGGCGATGAACGCGACCAGCGCCACTGTCGAGGGAAGCGAATTCGAGCACGCCGGACTGGAACGCGCCGAGGGCGTCCGGGTCGACGTTCCGCGGGTCGCCGACGCGAAGGTCGCTTTCGAGTGCGAACTCCACGACTTCGTCGAGATCGGGCGCTCGACGATGGTGCTCGGCGAGGTCGTCTACGCGCACGTCGCCGAGGACGCGACCACAGAGGACAAGGTCGACGTGACGAAGCTCGACGCCGTGGGGCGGCTTTCAGGTAGCTATTATGCGAGCACGCGCGACCGGTTCTCGATGGAACGCCCGCCCTGA